From the genome of Phytohabitans rumicis, one region includes:
- a CDS encoding LacI family DNA-binding transcriptional regulator translates to MSRARGEIETLPSGSLRVRVYAGVDPVSKKRQYLVQTVPAGPRAIREAEEVRARLLREASQRRAPGDPGADGERATGPGAPPAGSAGRRSRGTLTVATIARLAGVSPPTVSKVLNGRSGVAPDTRRRVEDLLRERGYRRPEKVARAACVEVVFYGGMSHLTVEIMRGVKQVAVGHGLAVGFTDALREASTGRSWAQDLLARRPTGVIAVHTGAMPEQHGLLDASAIPLVAVDPTSEPLQPVPSVAAANRRGAFAAAQHLLDLGHRGIAVITGPLERVCARARLEGARAALAATGMPLDERLLRAGLWFSFEDGLSHGRELLRLPDPPTAVLCGNDLQAFGVYEAARQAGARIPHDLSVVGFDDISYARWCGPPMTTVRQPFAEMGATAARMVLALAAGEAITQTHIELATALVVRDSTAPPAAETIPATADRF, encoded by the coding sequence ATGTCGCGGGCGCGCGGTGAGATCGAGACCCTGCCGAGTGGGTCGCTGCGGGTGCGGGTGTACGCCGGGGTCGATCCGGTCTCGAAGAAGCGGCAGTACCTCGTGCAGACGGTCCCCGCCGGGCCACGGGCGATCCGGGAGGCCGAGGAGGTGCGCGCCCGCCTGCTGCGTGAGGCGTCGCAGCGCCGGGCGCCGGGAGACCCTGGCGCCGACGGCGAGCGCGCGACCGGGCCCGGTGCGCCGCCGGCGGGATCGGCCGGTCGGCGATCCCGCGGCACGCTGACGGTCGCGACGATCGCGAGGCTGGCGGGCGTCTCCCCGCCTACCGTGTCGAAGGTGCTCAACGGGCGCTCCGGCGTGGCACCGGACACCCGCCGGCGGGTGGAGGATCTGCTGCGCGAGCGCGGCTACCGGCGCCCGGAGAAGGTCGCGCGGGCCGCCTGCGTGGAGGTGGTCTTCTACGGCGGGATGAGCCACCTGACGGTCGAGATCATGCGGGGCGTGAAGCAGGTCGCCGTCGGGCACGGCCTGGCCGTCGGCTTCACGGACGCGTTGCGGGAGGCGTCGACCGGGCGCAGCTGGGCCCAGGACCTGCTGGCCCGCCGCCCGACCGGCGTCATCGCCGTGCACACCGGCGCGATGCCCGAGCAGCACGGCCTGCTGGACGCCAGCGCGATCCCGCTGGTGGCGGTCGACCCCACCAGCGAGCCGCTGCAGCCCGTTCCCTCGGTGGCGGCGGCCAACCGGCGCGGCGCCTTCGCCGCCGCCCAACACCTGCTGGATCTCGGCCACCGCGGGATCGCGGTGATCACCGGACCATTGGAACGCGTGTGCGCGCGGGCCCGGCTGGAGGGCGCGCGGGCGGCGCTGGCGGCCACCGGGATGCCGCTGGACGAGCGCCTGCTCCGCGCCGGGCTGTGGTTCTCGTTCGAGGACGGGCTCAGCCACGGCCGGGAGCTGCTGCGCCTGCCCGACCCGCCGACGGCGGTGCTGTGCGGCAACGACCTGCAGGCGTTCGGCGTCTACGAGGCGGCCCGGCAGGCCGGCGCGCGCATCCCGCACGACCTCAGCGTGGTCGGCTTCGACGACATCTCGTACGCGCGCTGGTGCGGGCCGCCCATGACCACTGTGCGGCAGCCGTTCGCCGAGATGGGGGCCACCGCCGCCAGGATGGTCCTGGCCTTGGCCGCGGGCGAGGCGATCACGCAGACCCACATCGAGCTGGCCACCGCCCTGGTGGTCCGGGACAGCACCGCTCCGCCCGCTGCCGAAACGATCCCTGCCACCGCCGATCGTTTCTGA
- a CDS encoding pectinesterase family protein translates to MRIRPFLVRRGGALAALALLVPAAVVFAAGLSEAAATPVDGGVYTVVPAASGKCVEVPAGSTASGTRLTQAACEAGAIRQQWRVVANSGRFHLVNVNSNQCMDVPGGAATSGLQLQQWGCGAAQNNQLWTFTASAAAAGKYRIASAATSMCVSDKDGSTAGNNPIVQEGCADVARMQFAFNLVGSASTPTVAADGTGLYRTVQAAIDAVPANNTTRRVITIKAGTYREIVTVPSNKPFITLQGLGSSAGNTVIVNNHSSAGGWGTSGSATVFVNGRDFVATNLTMANDYGEGSQAVAANLNADRLVFTNVRFLGNQDTLLVNNNARAYVANSYVEGTVDFVFGGGTAVFNASTIYEKRSTGGPITAAATDPAKTYGLLFYKCTVTGAANNVTGLGRPWGASAQVLYRESNLSATIKTAQPWSDMSANPWQNARFSEYRNTGAGAGVNGNRPQMSDATAANYTPQRYLAGTDGWNPM, encoded by the coding sequence ATGCGGATCAGACCATTCTTGGTACGCCGTGGCGGCGCCCTCGCCGCCCTGGCGCTGCTGGTACCGGCGGCCGTCGTCTTCGCCGCCGGGCTCTCCGAGGCCGCGGCGACCCCGGTCGACGGCGGCGTCTATACCGTCGTCCCCGCCGCCAGCGGCAAGTGCGTCGAGGTGCCGGCCGGGTCCACCGCGAGCGGCACCCGGCTGACCCAGGCCGCATGCGAGGCCGGGGCGATCCGTCAACAGTGGAGGGTCGTGGCCAACTCCGGCCGCTTCCACCTCGTCAACGTCAACAGCAACCAGTGCATGGACGTACCCGGTGGCGCCGCTACCTCGGGGCTGCAACTGCAGCAGTGGGGCTGCGGCGCCGCGCAGAACAATCAACTGTGGACGTTCACCGCCTCGGCGGCGGCCGCCGGGAAGTACCGCATCGCCAGCGCGGCCACCTCGATGTGCGTGAGCGACAAGGACGGCTCCACCGCCGGCAACAACCCGATCGTGCAGGAGGGCTGCGCCGACGTCGCCCGCATGCAGTTCGCGTTCAACCTCGTCGGCTCGGCGTCCACCCCGACCGTGGCCGCGGACGGCACGGGCCTCTACCGGACCGTGCAGGCCGCCATCGACGCGGTGCCGGCGAACAACACGACCCGGCGGGTCATCACGATCAAGGCGGGCACCTACCGGGAGATCGTGACGGTCCCGTCGAACAAGCCGTTCATCACCCTCCAAGGGCTGGGGTCGTCGGCCGGCAACACGGTCATCGTCAACAACCACAGCTCCGCCGGCGGCTGGGGGACGTCGGGCAGCGCCACCGTCTTCGTCAACGGCCGCGACTTCGTCGCGACCAACCTGACCATGGCGAACGACTACGGCGAGGGCAGCCAGGCGGTGGCGGCCAACCTGAACGCCGACCGGCTGGTCTTCACCAACGTGCGCTTCCTCGGCAACCAGGACACGCTGCTGGTCAACAACAACGCCCGCGCGTACGTCGCGAACTCCTACGTCGAGGGCACGGTGGACTTCGTCTTCGGCGGCGGCACGGCGGTCTTCAACGCCAGCACGATCTACGAGAAGCGCAGCACCGGCGGGCCGATCACCGCGGCGGCCACGGACCCGGCCAAGACGTACGGGCTGCTGTTCTACAAGTGCACGGTCACCGGCGCGGCGAACAACGTCACCGGACTGGGCCGCCCGTGGGGCGCCAGCGCGCAGGTGCTGTACCGCGAGTCCAACCTGAGCGCGACCATCAAGACCGCCCAGCCCTGGTCCGACATGTCAGCCAACCCGTGGCAGAACGCGCGGTTCTCCGAGTACCGCAACACCGGTGCGGGCGCGGGCGTCAACGGCAACCGGCCGCAGATGAGCGACGCGACCGCGGCCAACTACACGCCCCAGAGGTACCTCGCCGGCACCGACGGCTGGAACCCGATGTAG
- a CDS encoding WD40 repeat domain-containing protein has protein sequence MAYTPDGYLLATGGGRDLAAWDASTGVPLTSYVGFDGTPLDVAVAANGKVVAATGIDDSTILWQRATAWLPHTAAVFDARFDPTGRRLATAATDGVVRLWDTTSHAVVATIPHGSAVEDIAWSPDGTLATTTAAGTVHLWDADGRERHRFSIAPLRPESLAFAPDGGTLAVAAGRPLEGIATTEEEAGPEYVLHVWDARTGTERRALDLGSAGTSAITFTRDGAQLLAATYDLELLSATETRADAVLRRWRADDMSELASVPLGDEQVLDLTVSPDNRSLAVVGTGRSVRLWRLDGSGGWREFAEHPATIREAVFSPDGATLATITKSDRVVRLWDVRTGALSANLTGQFSLLNAVDFAPDGGTLATAAAGASVGLWTLDVPQAVDRLCGVLGDHRSC, from the coding sequence GTGGCGTACACCCCGGACGGATACCTGCTGGCCACCGGCGGCGGCCGCGACCTGGCCGCGTGGGACGCGAGCACCGGCGTGCCGCTGACCTCCTACGTCGGGTTCGACGGCACGCCGCTCGACGTCGCGGTCGCGGCCAACGGCAAGGTGGTCGCCGCCACCGGCATCGACGACTCGACGATCCTGTGGCAGCGGGCCACGGCGTGGCTGCCGCACACGGCCGCCGTGTTCGACGCGCGGTTCGACCCCACCGGGCGCCGGCTCGCCACCGCCGCCACCGACGGGGTGGTCCGGCTGTGGGACACCACCTCCCACGCGGTCGTCGCGACGATCCCCCACGGGTCGGCGGTCGAGGACATCGCCTGGTCACCGGATGGCACGCTGGCCACCACCACGGCCGCCGGCACCGTCCATCTGTGGGACGCCGACGGCCGGGAACGGCATCGCTTCAGCATCGCGCCGCTGCGGCCGGAGTCGCTGGCGTTCGCGCCGGACGGGGGCACCCTCGCCGTGGCGGCGGGCCGGCCGCTGGAGGGCATCGCGACCACCGAGGAGGAGGCCGGCCCGGAGTACGTCCTGCACGTCTGGGACGCCCGCACCGGGACCGAGCGCCGCGCCCTCGACCTGGGCTCGGCCGGTACCAGCGCGATCACCTTCACCCGCGACGGGGCGCAGCTGCTCGCCGCCACGTACGACCTGGAGCTGCTCTCGGCCACCGAGACCCGGGCGGACGCGGTGCTGCGCCGGTGGCGTGCCGACGATATGAGCGAGTTGGCGAGCGTGCCGCTGGGCGACGAGCAGGTGCTGGACCTGACGGTCAGCCCGGACAACCGCAGCCTGGCGGTGGTCGGCACCGGGCGTTCGGTACGGCTGTGGCGGCTCGACGGCAGCGGCGGCTGGCGGGAGTTCGCCGAGCATCCCGCCACGATCCGGGAAGCGGTGTTCTCGCCGGACGGCGCCACCCTGGCCACCATCACCAAGAGCGACCGGGTCGTCCGGCTCTGGGACGTCCGCACCGGCGCGCTCTCGGCCAACCTCACCGGGCAGTTCAGCCTGCTCAACGCGGTCGACTTCGCGCCCGACGGCGGCACGCTGGCCACCGCGGCGGCCGGCGCGTCGGTGGGGCTGTGGACGCTGGACGTCCCGCAGGCCGTCGACCGGCTCTGCGGCGTACTGGGCGATCACCGGTCCTGCTAG
- the fahA gene encoding fumarylacetoacetase, which translates to MSWLELPLDTPFGLANLPYGVFSREEGDRRVGVAVGDAVLDLSALAERLGAGWAPLVAGPVLNPLLAAGPATWREVREQIGEWLGEARRADAVRRHLVPADGLRMYLPFEVADYVDFYSSRHHAENVGRMFRPDSAPLTPNWTHLPIGYHGRAGTVVVSGTEVVRPQGQRKAPDEPAPAFGPTRRLDIEAEVGFVVGVPSTLGEPVPLAAFEDHVFGACLVNDWSARDVQAWEYVPLGPFLGKSFATSVSPWIVPLAALQAARVAPPARDPRPLPYLRDEAAPWGLDLALEVRLNGHVIARPPFATMYWTAAQQLAHLTVNGASLRTGDLFASGTVSGPEPDQRGSLLELTWNGRDPLTLPGGEARTFLEDGDEVTITATAPGPGGQRIGFGEVRGRVAPSR; encoded by the coding sequence GTGAGTTGGCTTGAGCTGCCGCTGGACACCCCGTTCGGCCTGGCGAACCTGCCCTACGGCGTCTTCAGCCGCGAGGAGGGGGACCGCCGGGTCGGGGTCGCCGTCGGCGACGCGGTGCTGGACCTGTCCGCGCTGGCCGAGCGGCTCGGCGCGGGGTGGGCCCCGCTGGTGGCCGGGCCGGTGCTCAACCCGCTGCTCGCGGCCGGGCCGGCCACCTGGCGGGAGGTCCGCGAGCAGATCGGCGAGTGGCTGGGCGAGGCACGGCGTGCGGACGCCGTCCGCCGGCACCTGGTGCCGGCGGACGGGCTCCGGATGTACCTGCCGTTCGAGGTGGCCGACTACGTCGACTTCTACTCGTCCCGGCACCACGCCGAGAACGTCGGCCGGATGTTCCGCCCCGACTCCGCGCCGCTCACGCCGAACTGGACGCACCTGCCGATCGGGTACCACGGGCGGGCCGGCACCGTCGTCGTGTCCGGCACCGAGGTCGTCCGCCCGCAGGGGCAGCGCAAGGCGCCCGACGAGCCGGCCCCGGCGTTCGGCCCCACCCGGCGCCTGGACATCGAGGCCGAGGTCGGCTTCGTGGTCGGGGTCCCATCCACCCTCGGCGAACCGGTGCCGCTGGCGGCGTTCGAAGACCACGTCTTCGGCGCCTGCCTGGTCAACGACTGGTCCGCCCGCGACGTGCAGGCATGGGAGTACGTGCCGCTCGGCCCGTTCCTCGGCAAGTCGTTCGCCACGTCCGTGTCGCCGTGGATCGTCCCGCTCGCCGCCCTGCAGGCCGCCCGGGTGGCGCCGCCGGCCCGCGACCCGCGGCCGCTGCCGTACCTGCGCGACGAGGCCGCGCCGTGGGGCCTGGACCTCGCCCTGGAGGTACGCCTCAACGGGCACGTGATCGCCCGGCCGCCGTTCGCCACGATGTACTGGACGGCCGCCCAGCAACTCGCCCACCTGACCGTGAACGGGGCATCGCTGCGCACGGGGGACCTCTTCGCCTCCGGCACCGTCAGCGGCCCCGAGCCGGACCAGCGCGGCTCGCTCCTCGAACTGACCTGGAACGGCCGCGACCCGCTGACGCTGCCCGGCGGCGAGGCCCGCACCTTCCTGGAGGACGGCGACGAGGTCACCATCACCGCCACCGCACCCGGCCCCGGCGGCCAGCGCATCGGCTTCGGCGAGGTACGCGGCCGGGTCGCCCCCTCCCGTTGA